Proteins encoded together in one Monomorium pharaonis isolate MP-MQ-018 chromosome 8, ASM1337386v2, whole genome shotgun sequence window:
- the LOC105831223 gene encoding uncharacterized protein LOC105831223: protein MKQIFFTIFFLSVLANQGDSLYCYRCNSNHPGCGTPLNWLWYWGETCPEYDDKCVKIIERKGAETIITRECLSSVRSFRTDIPADHYEGCRPAAKDVRLGHYVNNSIHQLDIHRDYYDEVTWCFCYFDDRCNSAKVTTVSILLLILQIAVQYFIS, encoded by the exons atgaaacaaatattttttacaattttttttttgtccgtCTTGGCAAATCAAG gCGACAGTTTGTACTGTTACAGATGTAACAGTAATCATCCTGGATGTGGAACACCTTTAAATTGGTTATGGTATTGGGGAGAAACTTGTCCAGAGTACGATGACAAGTGCGTCAAAATAATCGAACGGAAAGGAG CGGAAACAATTATAACTCGTGAATGCTTGAGCTCTGTACGTAGCTTTAGAACAGATATTCCTGCGGATCATTATGAAGGTTGCAGACCTGCTGCTAAAGATGTACGATTAGGTCATTACGTCAATAACAGTATTCATCAATTGGATATTCATCGTGATTATTACGACGAAGTTACGTGGTGTTTCTGTTATTTTGATGACAGATGTAATAGTGCCAAAGTTACCACTGTTTCAATActgcttttaattttacaaatcgcTGTACAATACTTCATATCTTGA